One region of Bdellovibrio bacteriovorus genomic DNA includes:
- the rpsJ gene encoding 30S ribosomal protein S10: MQSQKIRIRLKAFDHKLLDQSTKEIVETARRTGAKVAGPIPLPTRINRYTVLRSPHVDKKSREQFEVRTHKRMLDILEPTQQTVDQLMKLDLSAGVDVEIKLSAI; this comes from the coding sequence ATGCAAAGTCAGAAGATTAGAATCAGATTGAAGGCATTCGATCATAAATTGCTTGATCAATCGACGAAAGAAATCGTCGAAACAGCACGTCGTACTGGTGCGAAGGTTGCGGGTCCAATCCCTCTTCCAACTCGTATCAACCGCTACACAGTGTTGCGTTCTCCTCACGTAGATAAAAAATCTCGTGAGCAATTCGAAGTGAGAACACACAAGCGTATGCTCGATATTTTAGAACCCACTCAGCAGACTGTCGATCAGCTCATGAAACTCGACCTCTCAGCTGGCGTTGATGTTGAAATCAAACTTTCAGCAATCTAG
- the fusA gene encoding elongation factor G, translated as MSAKDPKVVADLKYTRNIGIMAHIDAGKTTTTERILYYTGKSHKIGEVHDGDATMDWMVQEQERGITITSAATMAFWKDHRINIIDTPGHVDFTIEVERSLRVLDGAIAVFDGVNGVEPQSETVWKQADKYKVPRICFVNKMDRVGADFVMSYGTIKDKLNANPIPVQVPIGMEDTFRGVVDLLENRAYMWDQAGMGDHFEVTDVPNDMKEEVTRFRTEVIEKIVEFEDELLEKYLNGEEVTVAELKRALRKGTLELKAFPVFCGAAFKNKGVQPLLDGVIDYLPSPIEVPDIVGHDPQKPEKEIVCKTDFEANVAALAFKIANDPFAGTLTYIRVYSGEVKVGDQLFNPRTEKKERIQKLVKMHANSREEITSLKAGDIGAVVGLKFTATGDTLCETSHAVVLESITFPEPVISVAIEAKSSADQEKMLQGLEKLGKEDPSCRLRNDPETGQILLSGMGELHLEILVDRLLREHKVQANVGNPQVSYREGISSSATVEHVYEREVAGEQQYAKVSLTIEPISQHDGIQFVSKVSVSKEFTAPFLKAVENGFKEAAEVGPLASYSMIGIKGTLNSVEVRPEASSEMAFKAATSLAFRDAVKSATVELLEPIFKLEVTCPDEFVGNVVGDLNSRRGKILTMNAKVGGGQVISAEAPLANLFGYATNVRSLSQGRASFSMEFLEYAVVPAKAKTEILHKMGRY; from the coding sequence ATGTCAGCTAAAGATCCTAAAGTTGTAGCTGATCTCAAGTATACTCGTAATATCGGCATCATGGCTCACATCGATGCCGGTAAAACGACCACTACCGAACGCATTCTTTACTACACTGGTAAAAGTCATAAAATCGGCGAAGTTCATGATGGCGATGCTACCATGGACTGGATGGTTCAAGAGCAAGAACGTGGTATCACAATCACTTCTGCCGCGACCATGGCGTTCTGGAAAGATCATAGAATCAACATCATCGATACTCCTGGGCACGTGGATTTCACTATTGAAGTGGAGCGTTCTTTGCGCGTCCTTGATGGTGCTATTGCCGTATTCGACGGTGTGAACGGTGTTGAGCCTCAGTCTGAAACCGTTTGGAAACAAGCTGATAAATATAAAGTTCCAAGAATTTGTTTCGTTAATAAAATGGACCGCGTGGGTGCTGACTTTGTGATGTCTTACGGGACAATCAAAGATAAGCTCAATGCGAATCCAATTCCTGTTCAAGTTCCTATCGGCATGGAAGACACCTTCCGCGGTGTTGTCGATTTGTTAGAAAATCGCGCTTACATGTGGGACCAAGCAGGAATGGGTGACCATTTCGAAGTTACCGATGTTCCCAATGACATGAAGGAAGAAGTCACTCGCTTCCGTACAGAAGTCATTGAAAAGATCGTTGAGTTTGAAGACGAACTTTTAGAGAAGTATCTGAATGGCGAAGAAGTGACTGTTGCTGAATTGAAGCGCGCTCTTCGTAAAGGAACTCTCGAACTTAAAGCTTTCCCAGTATTCTGTGGGGCGGCTTTCAAAAACAAAGGTGTACAACCTTTGCTCGACGGCGTGATCGACTATTTGCCTTCTCCTATTGAAGTGCCAGATATCGTGGGTCATGATCCGCAAAAACCAGAAAAAGAAATTGTATGTAAGACAGACTTCGAAGCGAATGTCGCAGCGTTGGCTTTCAAAATTGCCAATGATCCATTTGCTGGAACTTTGACTTACATCCGCGTGTACTCTGGCGAAGTGAAAGTGGGCGACCAACTTTTCAATCCGCGCACAGAGAAAAAAGAACGCATCCAAAAATTAGTTAAGATGCACGCGAACTCTCGTGAAGAGATCACAAGCTTGAAAGCCGGCGATATCGGCGCAGTTGTGGGTCTTAAATTCACGGCGACAGGAGACACTCTTTGTGAAACGTCTCACGCTGTCGTTCTTGAATCGATCACTTTCCCTGAACCTGTTATTTCTGTGGCGATTGAAGCGAAGTCTTCAGCTGACCAGGAAAAAATGCTTCAGGGCTTGGAAAAATTGGGTAAAGAAGATCCTTCCTGCCGTCTAAGAAATGACCCGGAAACAGGTCAAATTCTTTTGTCGGGCATGGGAGAGCTTCATTTAGAGATCCTTGTTGACCGTCTTTTGCGCGAGCATAAAGTTCAGGCCAACGTCGGTAACCCTCAGGTGTCTTATCGCGAAGGCATCTCATCTTCAGCTACAGTTGAACACGTTTACGAACGTGAAGTGGCGGGTGAGCAGCAGTACGCGAAAGTCTCTTTGACGATTGAGCCGATTTCTCAACATGACGGCATTCAGTTCGTATCCAAAGTTTCCGTGTCTAAAGAATTTACAGCTCCCTTCTTAAAAGCGGTCGAGAACGGCTTTAAAGAGGCTGCCGAAGTAGGCCCTCTGGCGAGTTACTCTATGATCGGTATTAAGGGGACTTTAAATTCCGTAGAAGTGCGTCCCGAGGCTTCCAGTGAAATGGCCTTTAAAGCGGCTACTTCCCTGGCTTTCCGTGATGCCGTGAAAAGTGCGACTGTTGAACTTCTAGAGCCCATCTTTAAGTTAGAAGTCACTTGTCCCGATGAATTCGTCGGCAATGTGGTGGGGGATTTAAATTCCCGCCGTGGAAAAATTCTCACGATGAACGCCAAAGTCGGTGGCGGTCAGGTGATTTCTGCGGAAGCCCCATTAGCGAACCTATTCGGTTATGCGACCAATGTGCGCAGTCTGAGTCAGGGAAGAGCAAGTTTCAGTATGGAATTTTTGGAATATGCCGTGGTTCCGGCCAAGGCAAAAACCGAAATTCTCCACAAAATGGGAAGATATTAA
- the rpsG gene encoding 30S ribosomal protein S7: MSRRKKTFKREIIPDPVFKDLVIAKFVNKMMIQGKKATAQKLFYGALKELEGKIQGEEPMNIFKKALENVKPSIEVRSRRVGGATYQVPVDVRPSRRLALAMRWLVEYSRERGEKDMAKRLAGEFVDAYNNRGNSIKKKDDVHRMAEANKAFSHYNW; the protein is encoded by the coding sequence ATGTCACGTCGTAAAAAGACCTTTAAAAGAGAAATTATTCCAGATCCGGTTTTCAAGGATCTAGTAATTGCTAAATTCGTTAACAAAATGATGATCCAAGGTAAAAAAGCTACTGCACAGAAGCTTTTCTACGGAGCATTGAAAGAGCTTGAAGGTAAAATTCAAGGCGAAGAGCCAATGAACATCTTCAAAAAAGCTCTTGAAAACGTAAAGCCTTCTATCGAAGTTCGTTCTCGCCGTGTTGGTGGAGCGACTTACCAAGTTCCTGTAGACGTACGTCCTTCTCGTCGCTTGGCACTAGCAATGAGATGGTTAGTTGAGTACTCTCGCGAGCGCGGTGAAAAAGATATGGCTAAGCGCTTGGCTGGCGAATTCGTTGATGCTTACAACAATAGAGGTAACTCTATTAAGAAGAAAGACGATGTTCACCGTATGGCTGAAGCAAATAAGGCTTTCTCTCACTACAATTGGTAA
- the rpsL gene encoding 30S ribosomal protein S12 has protein sequence MPTINQLIKSERKVQKNQTKSPALVSCPQRRGVCTRVYTTTPKKPNSALRKVAKVRLSNGFEVISYIPGIGHNLQEHSVVLIRGGRVKDLPGVRYHIVRGVLDLQGVNGRLRSRSKYGTKRPKK, from the coding sequence GTGCCTACTATTAACCAGCTCATCAAAAGTGAGCGTAAAGTTCAAAAGAACCAAACAAAGTCACCTGCGTTGGTTTCATGTCCTCAACGTCGTGGCGTTTGTACACGTGTTTATACAACGACTCCAAAGAAGCCGAACTCAGCTCTTCGTAAAGTAGCAAAAGTACGTCTTTCTAATGGTTTCGAAGTTATCTCTTACATCCCAGGTATCGGTCACAACCTTCAAGAGCACAGCGTTGTCTTGATCCGTGGTGGTCGTGTGAAGGACTTGCCGGGCGTTCGTTACCATATCGTACGCGGTGTATTGGATCTTCAAGGTGTGAACGGTCGTCTGCGTTCTCGCTCTAAATACGGTACTAAGAGACCTAAGAAATAA